The following are from one region of the Cetobacterium somerae genome:
- a CDS encoding UDP-N-acetylmuramoyl-L-alanyl-D-glutamate--2,6-diaminopimelate ligase, with protein sequence MERLFKGVDYKILKSAEKDIYSGNLEYDSRKIKQGDIFIALKGALVDGHKFIDKAIENGASAIIISEKLTELKDGIGYFLVEDLRGKLGKIASNFYKNPEKELKIIGVTGTNGKTTTTYLIEQILGESKVARIGTVEYKIGDEIIEAPNTTPESLDIIKMCKKSVDKGLEYLVMEVSSHGLTSGRVDMLEFDVAIFTNLTPEHLDYHKDMEDYFNAKKILFKKLKDSKNGVINIDDEYGRRIYKEFGGMTYSLKEKADLDLELIKEINPSLLGKFNMYNLLAAIGVGKILNINLDTIKERAREIKGAPGRFEPVLAGQEFKVVVDYAHTGDALENILQGVTDLKTNGKIITVFGCGGDRDRIKRPVMAEVSERYSDLVIVTSDNPRTEDPNKIIDDIVKGFKNKNYIVEIDRKEAIKKAVLKAEKDDIILIAGKGHETYQILGTTKIHFDDREIAIEAIKELEEVK encoded by the coding sequence ATGGAGAGATTATTTAAAGGAGTAGATTATAAAATATTAAAATCTGCAGAAAAAGATATATATAGTGGAAACTTAGAGTATGATTCGAGAAAGATAAAGCAAGGAGATATATTTATTGCATTAAAAGGAGCTTTAGTAGATGGACATAAATTTATCGATAAAGCTATTGAAAATGGAGCATCAGCAATAATTATATCAGAAAAATTAACAGAACTAAAAGATGGAATAGGATATTTTTTAGTAGAAGATTTAAGAGGAAAATTAGGAAAAATTGCATCTAATTTCTATAAAAATCCAGAAAAAGAGTTAAAAATAATTGGTGTAACAGGAACAAATGGAAAAACAACAACAACCTATTTAATAGAGCAAATTTTAGGAGAAAGTAAGGTTGCCAGAATAGGAACTGTAGAATATAAAATTGGAGATGAGATAATAGAAGCTCCTAATACAACTCCAGAGTCTTTAGATATTATAAAAATGTGTAAAAAATCAGTGGATAAAGGATTGGAATATTTAGTGATGGAAGTTAGCTCTCATGGATTAACAAGTGGAAGAGTAGATATGTTAGAGTTTGATGTAGCTATTTTTACTAACTTAACACCAGAGCATTTAGATTATCATAAAGATATGGAAGACTATTTTAATGCTAAAAAAATACTTTTTAAAAAATTAAAAGATTCAAAAAATGGTGTAATCAATATAGATGACGAATATGGTAGAAGAATATATAAGGAGTTTGGAGGAATGACATACTCTTTAAAAGAAAAAGCTGATTTAGATCTTGAGTTGATAAAAGAGATAAATCCATCATTGCTAGGAAAGTTTAATATGTATAATTTATTAGCAGCAATTGGAGTTGGAAAAATATTAAATATAAATCTAGATACAATAAAAGAAAGAGCAAGAGAAATAAAGGGAGCTCCTGGTAGATTTGAACCAGTTTTAGCAGGACAAGAATTTAAAGTAGTTGTAGATTATGCTCATACAGGAGATGCATTAGAAAATATTTTACAAGGGGTTACTGATTTAAAAACTAATGGTAAAATAATAACTGTATTTGGTTGTGGTGGAGATAGAGATAGAATAAAAAGACCTGTAATGGCAGAGGTTAGTGAGAGATATAGTGATTTAGTGATCGTAACTTCGGATAATCCAAGAACAGAAGACCCTAATAAAATAATAGATGATATAGTAAAAGGATTTAAAAATAAAAATTATATAGTAGAAATTGATAGGAAAGAAGCAATAAAAAAAGCAGTTTTAAAAGCTGAAAAAGATGATATAATACTGATAGCAGGTAAAGGGCATGAGACTTATCAAATTTTAGGAACGACAAAGATACACTTTGACGATAGAGAGATTGCCATAGAAGCAATAAAAGAATTAGAAGAGGTGAAATAA
- a CDS encoding N-glycosylase/DNA lyase: MKNAYFYEVQKIYENIRSRIEERLDEYRKIWRDGDNKDIFCELAFCILTPQSKARNAWKAISELRDNNLLFTGSEEEMLPFLNIVRFNRTKAKNLYILRKQMTDENGKFITKDFFSTFNSAFEMREWIVKNIRGMSYKEASHFLRNIGFGQELAILDRHILKNLAALDVIKEVPKTVTPKLYKEIEEKLKEYCKEIDIPMENIDLLLWYLEAKDIFK, encoded by the coding sequence ATGAAGAATGCCTATTTTTATGAAGTACAAAAAATATATGAAAATATAAGAAGTAGAATAGAAGAAAGATTAGATGAGTATAGAAAAATTTGGAGAGATGGAGATAATAAAGATATCTTTTGTGAATTGGCTTTTTGTATTTTAACTCCACAATCTAAAGCTAGAAATGCATGGAAAGCAATAAGTGAATTAAGGGATAATAATCTTTTATTTACAGGAAGTGAAGAGGAGATGCTTCCATTTTTAAATATTGTTCGTTTTAATAGAACTAAAGCTAAAAATCTCTATATACTTAGAAAGCAAATGACAGATGAGAATGGGAAATTTATAACAAAAGATTTTTTTTCAACATTCAATTCAGCATTTGAAATGAGAGAGTGGATTGTAAAAAATATAAGAGGAATGTCATACAAGGAAGCTAGTCATTTTTTAAGAAATATTGGTTTTGGTCAAGAATTAGCAATTTTGGATAGACATATTTTAAAAAATTTGGCAGCTTTAGACGTGATAAAAGAAGTTCCTAAAACAGTAACTCCTAAGTTATATAAAGAGATAGAGGAGAAACTAAAAGAATACTGTAAAGAGATAGATATTCCTATGGAGAATATAGATTTATTATTATGGTATTTAGAAGCTAAAGATATATTTAAATAA
- the kdsA gene encoding 3-deoxy-8-phosphooctulonate synthase, producing MVQEVKKVKIANKFEIGGDNRFTLIAGPCVIESEELVMEVAEKVKDICDRLGINYVFKASFDKANRSSIHSYRGPGIEKGLEILKKVKERFNIPVVTDVHEAWQCKEVAKVVDIIQIPAFLCRQTDLLIAAAETGLPVNIKKGQFLAPWDMKNVVVKMEEMNNPNIMLCERGSTFGYNNMVVDMRGFGEMRKFGYPVVFDVTHAVQKPGGLGTATSGDREFVFPLMRAGLAIGIDAIFAEVHPDPTNAKSDGPNMLFLSDLEEILKVAVKIDDLVKGR from the coding sequence ATAGTTCAAGAAGTAAAAAAAGTTAAAATAGCGAATAAATTTGAAATTGGTGGAGACAATAGATTTACTTTAATAGCTGGTCCATGTGTAATAGAGTCAGAAGAGTTGGTTATGGAAGTAGCTGAAAAAGTGAAAGATATCTGTGATAGATTAGGAATTAACTATGTATTTAAAGCATCTTTTGATAAAGCAAATAGATCTTCTATACATTCATATAGAGGACCAGGAATTGAAAAAGGATTAGAGATACTAAAAAAAGTAAAAGAAAGATTTAATATACCAGTAGTGACAGATGTTCACGAAGCTTGGCAATGTAAAGAGGTTGCTAAAGTTGTAGACATAATTCAAATTCCAGCATTTTTATGTAGACAAACAGATTTGCTGATAGCAGCAGCAGAAACAGGATTACCAGTAAATATTAAAAAAGGACAATTTTTAGCTCCTTGGGATATGAAAAATGTAGTTGTAAAAATGGAGGAAATGAATAATCCAAATATAATGCTTTGTGAGAGAGGATCAACTTTTGGATATAACAATATGGTTGTAGACATGAGAGGATTTGGAGAGATGAGAAAGTTTGGATATCCAGTTGTATTTGATGTGACTCATGCAGTTCAAAAGCCGGGTGGATTAGGAACTGCAACATCAGGAGATAGAGAGTTTGTATTTCCTTTAATGAGAGCAGGACTAGCAATTGGTATAGATGCAATATTTGCAGAAGTTCATCCAGATCCAACAAATGCTAAATCAGATGGTCCAAATATGTTATTCTTATCAGATTTAGAGGAGATATTGAAAGTAGCTGTAAAAATAGATGATTTAGTAAAAGGAAGATAG
- a CDS encoding DEAD/DEAH box helicase has product MESNLKKVNESLFFTLTCDEVGTYVSLVDSNGDIVENIAEYEISDENDLKIIDLIQEIKEDSFFSGWDNEKNELYIDENIEILDYLKSSKKVVTGDMNPIKWVLSGNKIVLKISFVEDEFELCEGKLLLNGERDFKIVSDNYVLNEDTIYWIDIPKDTIHILKEMESKFSKPELEKYLTLASSFGSGIEIECLDYEIVEEGNLKPVQELIIEKISQDNSLYLKIGASISTIDYEFLKAHNLNRALVIKDDLKRVEITEVEAAYLDETVEEIVKNIVKHQKNLKIKSSFYVDGNFIILQEKLAREFVTQELLQLAGKYKVVGTDNLKKYSVKAVKPKVVGNFKHGIDFLEGDVHLEIEGEKFSIVDVLNSFKKDSYIVLSDGTNALINRKYMEKLERVFKDNGKSNVKISFFDLPIIDDLIEDKVLASEIKKTKSFYRGINQIENYSAPMPMINATLREYQEYGYKWLRYLMDNSLGGCLADDMGLGKTLQAITLITSLHLTPKRKTLIIMPKSLIYNWESEIRKFSPDLKCGIYYGNFRDKTIFNNVEVIITTYGTVRNDIEYLKEMKFDLIVLDESQNIKNVNAQTTKAVMLLDSKYRLALSGTPIENNLGELYSLFRFLNPSMFGTLDEFNYHYANPIQKENDKEAIEELKKKIYPFILRRVKKEVLKDLPDKIEKTLFIGMNPEQKRLYEERRAYYYGMINSQIKTQGLGKTQFYILQALNELRQLTSCPEMKNPNILSSKREVLINNVQDAVENGHKVLIFTNYIKSIESITSDLRKRGIKYLEMTGATKDRQGLVNLFQKDKKYKVFVMTLKTGGVGLNLTAADTIFIYDPWWNKTVENQAVDRAYRLGQDRTVFSYKLILKDTIEEKILKLQESKSQLLDNLISDEGATLKTLTEKDIEFILGE; this is encoded by the coding sequence ATGGAATCTAATTTAAAAAAAGTAAATGAGTCACTATTTTTTACTTTAACTTGTGACGAAGTAGGAACATATGTTTCTTTAGTAGACAGTAATGGGGATATAGTAGAAAATATAGCAGAATATGAAATTAGTGATGAAAATGATTTGAAAATTATTGATTTAATTCAAGAGATAAAAGAAGATAGCTTTTTCTCTGGGTGGGATAATGAAAAAAATGAGCTCTATATAGATGAAAATATAGAGATTTTAGATTATCTAAAAAGTAGTAAAAAAGTAGTCACAGGGGATATGAACCCAATCAAATGGGTTTTAAGTGGAAATAAAATAGTATTGAAAATTAGTTTTGTAGAAGATGAGTTTGAATTGTGCGAAGGTAAGCTTCTTTTAAATGGAGAGAGAGATTTTAAGATAGTTTCAGATAACTATGTTTTAAATGAAGATACAATCTATTGGATAGATATTCCGAAGGATACAATACATATTTTAAAAGAGATGGAATCAAAGTTTTCAAAACCAGAGTTAGAAAAATATTTGACTTTAGCATCATCTTTTGGTAGTGGGATAGAGATTGAATGTTTAGATTATGAGATTGTAGAAGAAGGAAATTTAAAACCAGTTCAAGAATTAATAATAGAAAAAATATCTCAAGATAATAGTTTATACTTAAAAATAGGAGCATCTATATCAACAATTGATTATGAGTTTTTAAAAGCACATAATTTGAATAGAGCTTTAGTCATTAAAGATGATTTAAAAAGGGTTGAGATAACAGAAGTTGAAGCAGCTTATTTAGATGAAACTGTAGAAGAGATTGTTAAAAATATTGTAAAACATCAAAAGAATTTAAAGATAAAATCAAGTTTTTATGTAGATGGTAATTTTATTATTTTACAAGAAAAATTAGCAAGAGAGTTTGTAACACAAGAACTTCTTCAATTAGCTGGTAAGTATAAAGTTGTTGGGACAGATAACTTAAAGAAATATAGTGTAAAAGCTGTAAAGCCAAAAGTTGTAGGTAACTTCAAACATGGAATAGACTTTTTAGAAGGAGATGTTCATTTAGAGATTGAAGGTGAAAAATTTTCAATAGTTGATGTTTTAAATAGCTTTAAAAAAGATTCATATATTGTTTTAAGCGATGGAACAAATGCTCTTATCAATAGAAAATATATGGAAAAATTAGAGAGAGTATTTAAAGATAATGGTAAATCAAATGTAAAAATTTCGTTTTTTGATTTACCAATTATAGATGACTTAATTGAAGATAAAGTATTAGCAAGCGAAATTAAAAAAACAAAGAGTTTCTATAGAGGGATTAATCAAATAGAAAATTATAGTGCGCCGATGCCGATGATAAATGCTACTCTTAGAGAATATCAAGAATATGGTTATAAATGGTTAAGATATTTAATGGACAATAGTTTAGGAGGATGTTTAGCCGATGACATGGGACTTGGAAAGACATTACAAGCCATAACATTAATAACAAGTTTACATTTAACACCTAAAAGAAAAACGTTAATAATCATGCCAAAAAGTTTAATATATAACTGGGAAAGTGAAATAAGAAAATTTAGTCCTGATCTTAAATGTGGAATATATTATGGAAATTTTAGAGATAAAACAATTTTTAATAATGTAGAAGTAATTATAACAACTTATGGTACTGTAAGAAATGATATTGAGTATTTAAAAGAGATGAAGTTTGATTTAATAGTTTTAGATGAATCTCAAAATATAAAAAATGTAAATGCACAAACAACAAAAGCAGTTATGTTACTAGATTCAAAATATAGATTAGCCTTAAGTGGTACTCCTATTGAAAATAATTTAGGAGAACTATATTCATTATTTAGATTTTTAAATCCGTCGATGTTTGGAACTTTAGATGAGTTTAACTATCATTATGCTAATCCAATTCAAAAAGAGAATGATAAAGAAGCGATAGAGGAATTAAAAAAGAAAATATATCCATTTATATTAAGAAGAGTCAAAAAAGAAGTTTTAAAAGATCTTCCTGATAAAATTGAAAAAACATTATTCATAGGAATGAATCCAGAGCAAAAAAGGTTATATGAGGAAAGAAGAGCATATTATTATGGCATGATAAATAGTCAAATAAAAACTCAAGGATTAGGAAAAACACAGTTTTATATACTTCAAGCTTTAAATGAACTAAGACAATTAACTAGTTGTCCAGAAATGAAAAATCCAAATATACTTTCTAGTAAAAGAGAGGTACTAATAAATAATGTCCAAGATGCAGTTGAGAATGGACATAAGGTGCTTATATTTACAAATTATATAAAAAGTATAGAAAGTATAACGTCTGATTTAAGAAAAAGAGGAATAAAATATTTAGAAATGACTGGAGCAACTAAAGACAGACAAGGATTGGTAAATTTATTCCAAAAAGATAAAAAATATAAAGTTTTTGTAATGACATTAAAAACTGGTGGAGTAGGACTTAATTTAACAGCAGCGGATACTATATTTATTTATGATCCTTGGTGGAATAAAACTGTAGAGAATCAAGCTGTAGATAGAGCTTATAGACTAGGACAAGATAGAACAGTATTCTCTTACAAACTAATATTAAAAGATACAATCGAAGAAAAAATATTAAAATTACAAGAAAGTAAAAGTCAGCTATTAGATAATTTAATTTCTGATGAGGGAGCGACTTTAAAAACTTTAACTGAAAAGGATATAGAGTTTATTCTTGGAGAATAG
- the miaB gene encoding tRNA (N6-isopentenyl adenosine(37)-C2)-methylthiotransferase MiaB yields MKNAVIITYGCQMNVNESAKIKSILQNMGYNVIEDVSEADAVFLNTCTVREGAATQIYGKLGELMAVKEERGTIIGITGCFAQEQGEELAKKFPVIDIVMGNQNIGKIPTAIEKIESGDFKHVIYTGDEDDLPPRLDAEFDSKKTASIPITYGCNNFCTYCIVPYVRGRERSVPMPQILDEVKGFVEKGYKEIMLLGQNVNSYGNDLETGENFATLLEEICKIDGEFLVRFVSPHPKDFGDDVIDVIARNEKVARCLHLPLQSGSSRILKLMNRKYTKEQYIELAEKIKSRIPGVALTADIIVGFPHETEEDFLDTLDVVDKIGFETSFMFMYSPRKGTAAAKMDGQLDQEVKKERLQRLIDLQNRKSKEASDSYKGKIERVLVEGPSRKNEEVLTGRTSTNKVVLFAGDKELEGTFVNVKINECKTWSLYGEIVD; encoded by the coding sequence TTGAAAAATGCAGTAATAATAACATATGGTTGTCAAATGAATGTCAACGAAAGTGCAAAAATAAAGAGTATCTTACAAAATATGGGATATAATGTAATTGAAGATGTATCAGAAGCAGATGCAGTATTTTTAAATACTTGTACGGTAAGAGAGGGAGCAGCTACTCAAATTTATGGAAAACTTGGAGAGTTAATGGCTGTTAAAGAGGAGAGAGGAACAATCATAGGGATAACTGGTTGTTTTGCACAAGAGCAAGGTGAAGAGTTAGCTAAAAAGTTTCCAGTAATAGATATTGTAATGGGAAATCAAAATATTGGAAAAATACCAACAGCAATTGAGAAAATAGAATCAGGAGATTTTAAACATGTTATTTATACAGGTGATGAAGATGATTTACCACCAAGATTAGATGCAGAGTTTGATTCTAAAAAAACAGCATCAATTCCAATAACATATGGATGTAATAATTTCTGTACTTATTGTATAGTTCCATATGTAAGAGGAAGAGAAAGATCTGTTCCAATGCCTCAAATATTAGATGAAGTTAAAGGATTTGTAGAAAAAGGATATAAAGAGATTATGTTGCTAGGACAGAATGTAAATTCATATGGTAATGATTTAGAAACTGGAGAAAACTTTGCAACACTATTAGAGGAAATTTGTAAAATAGATGGAGAGTTTTTAGTTAGATTTGTTTCACCACATCCAAAAGATTTTGGTGATGATGTAATTGATGTTATAGCTAGAAATGAAAAAGTTGCAAGATGCTTACATTTACCTTTACAATCAGGGTCATCAAGAATACTTAAGCTAATGAATAGAAAATATACTAAAGAGCAGTATATAGAGTTAGCTGAAAAAATAAAATCAAGAATTCCAGGTGTAGCATTAACAGCAGATATAATAGTAGGATTTCCACATGAAACAGAGGAAGATTTCTTAGATACTTTAGATGTTGTAGATAAAATTGGATTTGAAACTTCATTTATGTTTATGTATTCACCTAGAAAAGGTACGGCTGCAGCAAAAATGGATGGTCAATTAGATCAAGAAGTGAAGAAAGAAAGACTTCAAAGACTAATAGATTTACAAAATAGAAAATCAAAAGAAGCAAGTGATAGTTATAAAGGAAAAATAGAAAGAGTTTTAGTTGAAGGGCCAAGCAGAAAAAATGAAGAAGTTCTAACAGGAAGAACATCAACTAATAAAGTTGTTTTGTTTGCAGGAGATAAAGAGTTAGAAGGAACATTTGTTAATGTAAAAATAAATGAGTGTAAAACATGGTCGCTATACGGAGAGATAGTAGACTAG
- a CDS encoding KpsF/GutQ family sugar-phosphate isomerase — MDIKKIAQDLFDKEICELEKVKGKISDSLEIVVNLILNSKGKVVITGIGKSGIIGKKIAATLASTGTLAVFMNSAEGLHGDLGMINKNDIVIAISNSGNSDEVISIIPSIKKIGATLIAMTGNSNSRLGKEADAILDIGVEKEGCPLNLAPMSSTTSTLVMGDALATVLITARNFKPENFAVYHPGGSLGRRLLMKVRDVMHKDLPIAQLTSDMDTVIMTMTKKRLGVVCIVENDELLGIITEGDIRRALKMKDKFFTLKAEDIMTRDYTYATENIMALDALDLMENRESQISVLPVLSDKKIVGVVRIHDLLNVIGK; from the coding sequence ATGGACATAAAAAAAATAGCACAAGATTTATTTGATAAAGAGATTTGTGAGTTAGAGAAAGTAAAAGGTAAGATATCAGACTCGTTAGAAATTGTTGTAAATTTAATACTAAACTCTAAAGGGAAAGTTGTAATAACAGGTATTGGAAAATCAGGGATTATAGGAAAAAAAATAGCAGCAACGCTAGCATCAACAGGAACGTTAGCTGTTTTTATGAATTCAGCAGAGGGTCTTCATGGAGACTTGGGAATGATAAATAAAAATGACATAGTAATAGCGATATCTAATAGTGGAAATAGTGATGAAGTGATTTCAATTATTCCATCAATAAAAAAAATTGGTGCAACATTAATAGCTATGACTGGTAATTCTAATTCAAGACTTGGAAAAGAAGCTGATGCTATATTGGATATAGGTGTTGAAAAAGAGGGATGTCCATTGAATTTAGCTCCGATGTCTTCTACAACAAGTACTTTAGTTATGGGAGATGCACTAGCGACAGTATTAATAACTGCAAGAAACTTTAAGCCTGAAAATTTTGCTGTTTATCATCCAGGAGGAAGCTTAGGAAGAAGACTACTTATGAAAGTAAGAGATGTGATGCATAAGGATTTACCAATAGCTCAACTAACAAGTGATATGGATACAGTAATAATGACGATGACTAAAAAAAGATTAGGAGTAGTTTGTATTGTTGAAAATGATGAACTTTTAGGAATTATAACAGAAGGGGATATTAGAAGAGCTTTAAAGATGAAGGATAAATTTTTTACTTTAAAGGCTGAGGATATAATGACTAGAGATTATACTTACGCTACTGAAAATATAATGGCATTAGATGCTTTAGATCTTATGGAGAATAGAGAGAGTCAAATATCTGTATTACCTGTTTTATCAGATAAGAAGATTGTTGGGGTTGTCAGAATTCATGACTTATTAAATGTAATAGGAAAATAG
- the rho gene encoding transcription termination factor Rho, whose amino-acid sequence MEKLENFLLKELQEIARQMDIDYSSRTKKAEIVELINEAIDAKEGMHLAWGNLEVMADGYGFLRNTNVEKDVYVSASQIRKFKLRTEDFVLGEVREAVQGENNYGLRKVLLINNGSIQEAESRIPFDELIPAYPTEQLKLETDAKNISGRIIDLIAPIGLGQRGLIVAPPKAGKTVLISNIANSIIENNKDIEVWILLIDERPEEVTDIKETVKGAQVYASTFDDDPRNHIKVTESLLERAKRKIENGENIVILMDSLTRLARAYNIVIPSSGKLISGGIDPTALYYPKKFFGSARNIRNGGSLTILATALIDTGSKMDDVIYEEFKGTGNLDIHLDRNLAELRIYPSIDIQKSGTRKEELLIGKKKLDSIWNIRRYLSSLDKATATKKLIDTISSTESNDKLIEMYEKSFARGK is encoded by the coding sequence ATGGAGAAGTTAGAAAATTTTTTGCTAAAAGAGTTACAAGAGATTGCTAGACAAATGGATATTGATTATTCAAGTAGAACTAAAAAAGCAGAGATTGTAGAATTAATAAATGAGGCAATAGATGCTAAAGAAGGTATGCATTTGGCTTGGGGAAATCTTGAAGTAATGGCTGATGGATATGGTTTTTTGAGAAATACAAATGTAGAAAAAGATGTCTATGTATCAGCTTCACAAATAAGAAAATTTAAATTAAGGACAGAAGATTTTGTATTAGGTGAAGTAAGAGAAGCTGTTCAAGGTGAAAATAACTACGGACTTAGAAAAGTTCTTTTAATAAATAATGGAAGTATTCAAGAAGCTGAATCAAGAATACCATTTGATGAATTAATACCTGCTTATCCAACAGAACAGTTAAAATTAGAAACAGATGCAAAAAATATCTCTGGTAGAATAATAGATTTAATTGCACCGATAGGATTAGGACAAAGAGGATTAATAGTAGCACCACCAAAAGCTGGTAAAACAGTACTGATTAGTAATATCGCAAACTCTATAATAGAAAATAATAAGGATATAGAAGTTTGGATTCTTTTAATAGATGAAAGACCAGAGGAAGTTACAGATATAAAAGAAACTGTAAAAGGGGCACAAGTTTATGCTTCTACTTTTGATGATGACCCAAGAAATCATATAAAAGTTACTGAATCTCTTTTAGAAAGAGCAAAAAGAAAGATTGAAAACGGTGAAAATATAGTTATCTTAATGGATTCTTTAACAAGACTAGCTAGAGCATATAATATAGTAATACCATCAAGTGGAAAATTAATTTCTGGTGGAATAGATCCAACAGCTTTATATTATCCAAAAAAATTCTTTGGATCGGCAAGAAATATAAGAAATGGTGGAAGTCTAACTATTTTAGCAACAGCTTTAATTGATACAGGAAGTAAAATGGATGATGTTATATATGAAGAGTTTAAAGGAACAGGAAATTTAGATATACATTTAGATAGGAATTTAGCTGAACTTAGAATATACCCATCAATAGATATTCAAAAATCTGGAACTAGAAAAGAAGAACTTTTAATAGGGAAAAAGAAATTAGATTCTATTTGGAATATAAGAAGATATTTATCATCTCTAGATAAAGCTACTGCAACGAAAAAATTAATTGATACTATTTCATCAACTGAAAGCAATGATAAGCTTATTGAAATGTATGAGAAGTCCTTTGCAAGGGGGAAATAG
- a CDS encoding DUF1858 domain-containing protein has translation MVTKDMNILEAVQKHPVISMVFKKHGLGCVGCMVAAGETLGEGIAAHGLDADALIEEMNILIKESEAK, from the coding sequence ATGGTAACTAAAGATATGAATATTTTAGAAGCAGTTCAAAAGCATCCAGTAATTTCAATGGTATTTAAAAAGCATGGATTAGGGTGTGTAGGATGTATGGTAGCAGCTGGAGAAACTTTAGGAGAAGGAATTGCTGCTCACGGATTAGATGCAGATGCATTAATCGAAGAGATGAATATTTTAATAAAAGAATCAGAAGCTAAGTAA